Proteins found in one Pectobacterium atrosepticum genomic segment:
- the pgeF gene encoding polyphenol oxidase, giving the protein MLIYPDWPLPESVKSCSTTRIGGHSTSPYDSLNLGNHVGDESELVSANRQTLVAMADLPAMPHWLEQVHGTDVIRIGGVLPSSVCGDAAYTDKKGQVCAVMTADCLPVLFCATNGDEVAAAHAGWRGLHSGVLEETLACFRAKPTQIMAWLGPAIGPDAFEVGPEVRDAFIQHNASAASAFRPEGNKFFADIYQLAILRLRAAGITQIFGGNSCTVSEPHKFFSYRRDGVTGRMASLIWLI; this is encoded by the coding sequence ATGCTGATATACCCCGACTGGCCTTTGCCAGAAAGTGTGAAGTCTTGCAGTACGACGCGCATTGGCGGGCATAGTACGTCACCTTATGATTCGCTGAATTTGGGAAATCATGTGGGTGACGAGTCCGAACTAGTCAGCGCAAACAGGCAAACGCTGGTGGCGATGGCCGATCTTCCTGCTATGCCGCACTGGTTGGAACAGGTTCATGGTACCGATGTTATTCGCATTGGCGGAGTACTTCCATCGTCCGTTTGCGGTGATGCCGCTTATACAGATAAGAAAGGCCAGGTCTGTGCGGTGATGACGGCTGACTGTTTGCCTGTGCTTTTTTGTGCAACCAACGGCGATGAAGTGGCTGCTGCACATGCTGGCTGGCGGGGATTGCACTCCGGGGTGTTGGAAGAAACGTTAGCCTGTTTCCGAGCGAAACCTACGCAAATTATGGCATGGCTAGGACCCGCTATCGGGCCTGATGCTTTTGAAGTCGGCCCAGAAGTTAGGGACGCGTTTATTCAGCATAATGCGTCGGCGGCCTCTGCATTTAGGCCTGAAGGAAACAAATTTTTTGCCGATATCTACCAACTGGCAATTTTACGTTTACGCGCCGCAGGGATAACGCAAATTTTTGGTGGAAATTCCTGTACTGTGAGCGAGCCTCACAAATTTTTCTCTTATCGGCGTGATGGCGTGACTGGCCGTATGGCAAGTTTAATCTGGCTGATATAA